From the genome of Camelus dromedarius isolate mCamDro1 chromosome 19, mCamDro1.pat, whole genome shotgun sequence, one region includes:
- the CRIP3 gene encoding cysteine-rich protein 3 gives MQGVGDGVLPDPLSTCGAQGTRAGDGAGLQETLPTVSRNQSGQDREGKGGHLLDWPPLPSSTLSPTAEKVSSLGKNWHRFCLKCERCHSVLSPGGHAEHNGRPYCHKPCYGALFGPRGVNIGGVGSYLYKSPTPSPANNTPLSLSSFSPPRPRTGLPQGKKSPPHMKTFTGETSLCPSCEEPVYFAEKVMSLGRNWHRPCLRCQRCRKTLTAGSHAEHDGVPYCHIPCYGYLFGPKGVNIGDVGCYIYDSVEIKSK, from the exons ATGCAAGGAGTTGGTGACGGTGTGCTCCCAGACCCCCTTTCTACCTGTGGGGCACAGGGCACTCGGGCAGGGGATGGAGCTGGCCTCCAGGAGACACTCCCCACTGTCTCTAGGAATCAGAGCGGGCAGGAccgagaggggaaaggagggcaCCTGTTGGACTGGCCCCCACTACCCAGTTCCACCTTGTCCCCCACAGCGGAGAAGGTGAGCTCCCTGGGCAAGAACTGGCACCGCTTCTGCCTGAAATGTGAGCGCTGCCACAGCGTCCTGTCCCCAGGAGGGCATGCAGAG CACAACGGGAGACCATATTGCCACAAGCCATGCTATGGGGCTCTCTTTGGACCCAGGG GGGTGAACATTGGTGGTGTGGGCTCCTACCTCTacaaatccccaactcccagccctgccaacaaCACTCCCCTCAGCCTCAGCAGCTTCAGCCCCCCCAGACCCAGGACTGGCCTCCCCCAGGGCAAGAAAA GCCCTCCCCACATGAAGACATTCACTGGGGAGACGTCACTGTGCCCCAGCTGTGAGGAACCCGTCTATTTTG CTGAGAAGGTGATGTCTTTGGGCAGAAATTGGCACCGACCCTGTCTGAGGTGCCAGAGGTGCCGGAAGACCCTGACTGCTGGGAGTCACGCTGAG CATGACGGCGTCCCCTACTGCCACATCCCCTGCTATGGCTACCTGTTTGGCCCCAAAG GTGTGAACATTGGTGATGTGGGCTGCTACATCTATGACTCCGTGGAGATAAAATCCAAATGA